Proteins encoded by one window of Heterodontus francisci isolate sHetFra1 chromosome 12, sHetFra1.hap1, whole genome shotgun sequence:
- the cxcl14 gene encoding C-X-C motif chemokine 14: MKCLVAATLLVLLIVICSIDVEAYKCKCTRKSPKINYKDVRKVESKPRYPYCKEKMIFVTMAKGARFKGRQYCLHPKLPTTRHLLKRYETWREDLRVYLE, from the exons ATGAAGTGTTTGGTTGCCGCCACCCTCCTCGTGCTGCTTATCGTTATTTGCTCCATTGATGTCGAAG CTTACAAATGTAAGTGCACACGGAAGAGTCCCAAGATCAACTACAAGGACGTCCGAAAAGTGGAATCTAAACCGCGATACCCTTACTGTAAAGAAAAAATGATCTT TGTTACCATGGCGAAAGGGGCTCGATTCAAGGGTCGGCAATACTGCTTACACCCCAAACTCCCGACTACCAGACATCTGCTCAAACGATATGAAACCTGGAGAGAAGATTTACG ggttTATCTGGAGTAG